The genomic window CCAGCCAGTGCGCTGATCACCAGGCAGGTAAACAGGTCAACGATGCTCTGCACCACCATCACGGCCGTATAGTGCTCCATGCCGAAGACGCGAAAACACGCGGCCAGAAACAGCGGATAGCCCGGCAGTCGAATCAGCGTAGGATGAGGCGCGATGCCTGACCGTGTAAACCCATAGACGCCATGCTCCAGCCAGTTCTTGGCGATGTCGCCATACAACAGCGTATCGCCGTCGATCCGGGCCAGGTGGGCGATAAACCACAGCCGCAGGACAAGCCCCAGCGCCAGCGGCAAAGCCACCCATAGCCATCGCTGTATTCGTCGACGAGTCATGTATGTGCATCATACTTCGGATGATGCCCGGCTTTGCTTCCACATTGACGCCAACCCATTCACTGCATACGATTGGTACAGCCGCTCACGCCGCAACCCCTCCTCAATGAACAAGCAAATCTTCTACGATCCGCAACGTAAACGCTGGAAGAGACTGCGCCGAGTTCTCGACATTCTCGCCCTTCTTGGCATTCTGCTGATCGCCGTGTTTCTGGTGGGCCTGCTGCGCACCAAGCCGTTGCCGGAACTCTCCTTCCAGCCCAAGAAACGCAACTACCGCGCCCTCACCAATCCGCGAAAGCCGGTTCTGACGCCCAGCCAGAAACTTCGCAGCTCCGCGCATCGAAAGACCGACCTCAAGCCCTCCGACGTCACCCTGAATTCGGGCGAAGGCCTTCGCGCGGCCTATTACGTCGAGTGGGACCCCGCCAGCTACTCCTCGCTCAAGCAACACATCAAGCAGGTCGATCTTCTCTTTCCCGAGTGGCTGCACGTCGTTACACCGGAAGGCAACCTGACCTCATTCACCATCGACAACCGCCCCTTTCAGGTTGTCGACAGCAGCGGAGTTCATCCCGTCGACCAGGAGTTCAAGGTCGCTCGCACCATCGCTAAAAACCACGTCGATACCGAGGTCTTCCCCCTCGTCAACAACTACGATCCGGTCAAAGGCATCTTTCTCTCCTCCATCGGAGACTTTCTCGAGAGCGACACCGCCCGCGCAAACTTCCTCAAGCAGCTCGATACCTTTTTCGCAGCCAACCCGAACTATCACGGGCTGTCCCTCGACTTCGAGGAGATTCCTTCCGCCGCCCAGCCCGGCTATAACTCCCTCATCGCCGCAATCTACAGCGACTTCCAGCAGCGCCATCTTCGCCTCTACGTGAACACTCCCGTCGGCGATGACGACTTCAACCTGAAATACATCGCCGACCACTCCGACGGCCTTCTGTTGATGAACTACGACCAGCACCAGACCGACAGCGGCCCCGGCCCCATCGCGCCGCAGGACTGGTTCATCGACAATCTGAAGAACGTCCTCAAGATCGTCCCCAAAGAGAAGATCATCTGCGCCATCGGCAGCTACGGTTACGACTGGTCGATGGCGATGCCTCCACCGGTATCTGGCAAACACGCGAAACCTAAAAAGGCCTTGCCTCCAAAAGTGCTGACCTCGGAGAACCTGTCCACGCAGGAGGCCTGGCAGGAGGCCTACGACTCCGGCTCTGATGTCGAGCTGGACGACAACTCCCTCAATGCCCACTTCGCCTACGACGACGAGGACACACACGTCCGCCACCAGGTCTGGTTTCTCGACGCCGTCACCGTTCTGAACGAGATGCGCGCAGCCCGCGCCCTCGGTCTCGAGACCTTTGCCCTATGGCGGCTTGGCTCCGAGGACAACTCTCTCTGGAAGATCTGGGACAACCCGACGCAAGGGAATCCGCTCAAGGATCTCGCCACCGTTGAACCCGGTTACGACGTGGATACCGAGGGCGACGGCGACATCCTGCGCATCACCCGCAAGCCCCAGGACGGTCAGCGCATCATGACCCTGGACGACGACGCCTCGATCCCGTTGAACTACCGCTCCATCGTCGACGAGACGATGGACTCCCTGCCGCTCTCCTACACGGTGCAGCAGTATGGCTACCATCCCAAGGAAGTCGCGCTCACCTTCGACGACGGCCCCGATCCCGAGTGGACGCCGAAGATCCTCGACATCCTGAAACGCTATAACGTGCATGCCACCTTCCTCATGATCGGAGAGGTCGCCGAAAACAATGTCGGCACGATGCAGCGCGTCTATCGCGAAGGCCACGAGATCGGCAATCACACCTTTACCCATCCCGACATCAGCGACATCTCCAACGCGCAGGTCGATCTCCAACTCAACCTCACCGAGCGGCTCTTCGCCTCCAAGCTCGGCGTCCAGCCTCTCTACTTCCGTCCGCCTTACTCCATCGATCAGGAGCCCGACACCAACGACCAGGCCGCGCCCGTCGACCGCATTCAGCACATGGGCTACGTCATTCTCGGCAACAAGATCGACACCAACGACTGGGATGAGCATCCACGCAAATCTCCGCAGGAGATCGTCGACAGCGTCTTCCAGCAGATCGCGGACATGAACGTCCGCACCTGGACCAAAGGCTCTGTCATCCTGATGCACGACGGCGGCGGTGACCGCTCCGCAACCATCGCCGCTTTGCCCGTTCTCATCCAGGCCCTGCGCGCCCACGGCTACAAGATCGTCAACGTCTCCGACCTCATCGGCAAGACCCGCGCCGAGGTCATGCCGCCGCTTACGCCACACCAGCGCTGGCAAGCCCGCGCCGACTCCGTCACCTTCTTCCTGGTCGGCTTCTTCAACAACTTCATCGTCGGCGTCTTCTTCGTCGGCGACGTCCTGATGAGCGCACGGCTCATCATCATGGGCATCTGCGCCGTCATCGACCGTCTGCGCAAGCGCAAGAACTACGCGACGCCGAGCTATCAGCCCAGAGTCGCAGTCGTCATCCCCGCCTACAACGAGGAGACGGTCATCGTCCGGACCATTCGATCCGTGATGATGTCCACCTATAAAAACCTGCGCATCATCGTTGTCGACGATGGCTCCACCGACAAGACCTACGACGTAGCGCGCGCGGCCTACCCCGCCGATATTGCCTCCGGTCGCCTTATCGTGATGACCAAAGCCAACGCAGGCAAGGCAGAGGCTCTCAACTTCGCGCTTCCGCACATCGAGGAAGAGATCTACGTTGGCATCGACGCCGATACCGTCATCGCCCACGACGCCATTGCACGTCTGGTTCCGAACTTCGCCAACCCCAAGATCGGTGCCGTCGCCGGCAATGCCAAGGTGGGCAACAAGGTCAATCTCTGGACCCGCTGGCAGGCGCTGGAGTACATCACCAGCCAGAACTTCGAGCGCCGTGCCCTCGACCTCTTCGATGTTGTCACCGTCGTCCCCGGTGCCATCGGAGCGTGGCGCACCTCTATCGTCAAGGACGGCGGCGGCTATCACTCCAACACCGTAGCCGAAGACGCCGACCTCACCATGAACATCCTCGAACAGGGCTACTCCTCCATCTACGAGGACGCGGCATTGGCCTTCACCGAAGCGCCAGTGACAGCCAACGGTCTCATGCGCCAGCGCTTCCGCTGGTCCTTCGGCATCCTGCAAGCTATCTGGAAGCACCGCAGCGCCTTCACCAAACACAAGGCCCTGGGCTTCTTTGCGCTCCCAAATACCCTCATCTTCCAAATCCTGCTGCCGCTCGTCTCGCCGCTGATCGACCTGATGTTTGTCGCCGGAGTGGTGGGCTATTACGTCGACAAACACTTCCATCCCATCACTACCTCAACCGCCAACCTCGACAAGTTGATCATCTTCTTCCTCGCCTTCCTGATGATCGATTTCGTTACGTCTGCGCTCGCCTTCGCGCTCGAACGAAAGCACCCAGCGAGCAAAGGCGACGGCTGGCTTCTCTTCCACATCTGGATTCAGCGCTTCACCTACCGACAGGTCTTCTCGGTCGTGCTCTTCAAGACGATCAAGCGCGCCATCGACGGCAAGCCCTTCAACTGGGACAAGCTCGAACGCACCGCCAAGATGTCCAAAGCCACCGACAAGCTGACCGAGGACGACTCCGTCCACTAATGGGGGTCACCACACCAACCGTCAAAAATCATACTCTTAGGCTCGTTGCGCAAACCTGTTGCCAGCCGAGAAGTAAATGCAACAGGCTTTTGCAACGTAGAAACACTGGACTTTTGCTTTGTGAGCGTGGGCTTACTTAAACGTTCCTTTGTGCAACGCATCTTGTTTGAAGGATCGTCGTCCGTGAATACTGAAACAATGTGCTAATAAAAGATATGAAGACTTTGGTCCAGACTTCCACTTCGAGGCGCAAAAGCTCGGCTAGCCTTGAGTGGCTCCGATACATAACCGCCTACCTCATTCTGACCTACGGTACACGGAAGCTGATCGGCGGAGGGCAGTTTGCTCTTGGTGCAACACTCAGTTCTAAGCCAGTAGGATCTTTAAGCGGCTTCGAGCTGACCTGGTTCTACTATGGGTATTCACACGTGTACGGAATCATTCTTGGGCTAACGCAGATTTTTGGAGGAGTGTTGCTGCTGTTCCGCAAAAGCACCTTGCTGGGAGCGGCTGTCCTTATGCCGGTGATGGCCAACATTTTGATGATCAACATCTTCTTTCATATCGCTTTGGGGGCGGAGATCGCGGCCGCCTTTCTCCTCGGCTCGACCATGCTGCTACTCTGGCGAGAGCGCGAAGCAATAATTAGCTTGTTCTGGCGAGATCAGCCCAGCGAGACCGGAATGAAAAAGGGAACGCAGAAAGCTGCTCTCGCGATAGTTGTGCTTTTGGTCTTAGCTCAGGTGTTTGTGTTCGCTAAATATGCGGCACGTTGAGAACTACCTTATAGCTCTGCAATCCGTTAGCGTATGATTTTTGACGTTTGGTGTGGTGACCCTTAGTGGTCCGTCTAAGAACTCAGCAAATCCCTACGAACACGTCCCCTCGACCGGAACGAAGCGCAGTGGAGAGACCCCTGTATTTCACCTTTGCCGTTGCCTGTTCTTTCAGCGATCAAGCTAGGAGTGGAAGCCATTCCAAATCATCACCCCGGACAGCACAATCACGATGACCGTAGTAAGCCACGCCATCGCATTGAACCATCGGCTGTTCGTATACTTGCCCATCAGTTCATGCTTGTTGA from Granulicella sp. L56 includes these protein-coding regions:
- a CDS encoding polysaccharide deacetylase family protein, producing the protein MNKQIFYDPQRKRWKRLRRVLDILALLGILLIAVFLVGLLRTKPLPELSFQPKKRNYRALTNPRKPVLTPSQKLRSSAHRKTDLKPSDVTLNSGEGLRAAYYVEWDPASYSSLKQHIKQVDLLFPEWLHVVTPEGNLTSFTIDNRPFQVVDSSGVHPVDQEFKVARTIAKNHVDTEVFPLVNNYDPVKGIFLSSIGDFLESDTARANFLKQLDTFFAANPNYHGLSLDFEEIPSAAQPGYNSLIAAIYSDFQQRHLRLYVNTPVGDDDFNLKYIADHSDGLLLMNYDQHQTDSGPGPIAPQDWFIDNLKNVLKIVPKEKIICAIGSYGYDWSMAMPPPVSGKHAKPKKALPPKVLTSENLSTQEAWQEAYDSGSDVELDDNSLNAHFAYDDEDTHVRHQVWFLDAVTVLNEMRAARALGLETFALWRLGSEDNSLWKIWDNPTQGNPLKDLATVEPGYDVDTEGDGDILRITRKPQDGQRIMTLDDDASIPLNYRSIVDETMDSLPLSYTVQQYGYHPKEVALTFDDGPDPEWTPKILDILKRYNVHATFLMIGEVAENNVGTMQRVYREGHEIGNHTFTHPDISDISNAQVDLQLNLTERLFASKLGVQPLYFRPPYSIDQEPDTNDQAAPVDRIQHMGYVILGNKIDTNDWDEHPRKSPQEIVDSVFQQIADMNVRTWTKGSVILMHDGGGDRSATIAALPVLIQALRAHGYKIVNVSDLIGKTRAEVMPPLTPHQRWQARADSVTFFLVGFFNNFIVGVFFVGDVLMSARLIIMGICAVIDRLRKRKNYATPSYQPRVAVVIPAYNEETVIVRTIRSVMMSTYKNLRIIVVDDGSTDKTYDVARAAYPADIASGRLIVMTKANAGKAEALNFALPHIEEEIYVGIDADTVIAHDAIARLVPNFANPKIGAVAGNAKVGNKVNLWTRWQALEYITSQNFERRALDLFDVVTVVPGAIGAWRTSIVKDGGGYHSNTVAEDADLTMNILEQGYSSIYEDAALAFTEAPVTANGLMRQRFRWSFGILQAIWKHRSAFTKHKALGFFALPNTLIFQILLPLVSPLIDLMFVAGVVGYYVDKHFHPITTSTANLDKLIIFFLAFLMIDFVTSALAFALERKHPASKGDGWLLFHIWIQRFTYRQVFSVVLFKTIKRAIDGKPFNWDKLERTAKMSKATDKLTEDDSVH